Genomic DNA from Oscillospiraceae bacterium:
GCAAGCAGAGTGCTAACAGTGCAGCAAAAAGTTTTTTCATTGTTTTCATCATAGAAATCTCCTTAATACAGCAATATCCTCCCGCCAATCGGGAGGATATTACTTTATTATAAATTTTACTGATACAGATTTCCTGCAATATAGGTGCCGCCGATGGTTCTGTCGTCGTTTAATACAACAAAGTCAGCATCAAAACCTTCTTTCAACTGACCTTTGTTTACACCAATCATAGTAGCAGGAGTTTCGGTTGCCATTTTCACAGCATCCTCGAAGGGAATACCGAATTCAACAGCCTTGTTTACACAAGCCCACAGGTTGGTGGTACTACCTGCGATAGCACCTTCCATAGTTCTTGCAACACCGTTTTTCACTTCGATGGGCTGTCCGCCGAATTCGTATTCGCCGTCAGACATACCGGTAGCACGCATAGAGTCGCTGATCAAAACCAGTCTGTCAGTACCAAAAATTTTATACATTGCTAAAATCACTGCTTTATGGATGTGTAATCCGTCACAGATAATCTGTGCATAGATACCGGTTTCCATCCCTGCACCGAGTAAACCCGGGTTTCTGTGATGTAAGGGAGGCATTGCATTAAAGGAATGAGTCAGACAGTTTGCACCGTTTTTGATTGCTTCCATTGCAATGTCATAAGTGGTGTCGGTATGACCTAAGGATACCACGCACAGGTCTTTTGCTTCTTTGATAAATTCCATACTGCCTTCCACTTCGGGAGCGATGGTTACCATCTTCACATTGGGCAGTTTTTTGAATTCTTCAATATCGGGGCACTTGATGAATTTTTCGTTCTGAGCGCCTTTGTATTTTACGTTGATGTAAGGACCTTCCATATGGAAGCCAAGAATCTGGGCACCTTTGCAATCGGTAGCAGAGTTCATGGTTTTTGCAATATCTTCCATGGCAACAGTCATAGTGGTGGGTAACCAGGAAGTGATACCGTTTTTCGCTAAATAATCGCACATTTCGGCAAATTCAGCATCCATAGTATCACCGCCTACACAGCCGTGAGTATGTACGTCAACCAGACCGGGGATTACGGTTTTACCACCTAAATCGGTGCCTTCCCCGTCCAGTTTACCAAATTTTGTAAATTTCCCGTCAACTACTTCAAAATCGCAGAGCTGACCGTTAATTTTCGCATTTTTAAAAATCATTCGCCATATGCCTCCTTATCGCAGATGAGTACCACATCCGGATGGAGCTTTAATAAGGTTGCAGGCACGTTGGTAGTGATTTTATCGTCTAATAATGCACGAACTACGGTGTTTTTGTTTGCACCGCTTGCGAGTAACACGATTTTTTTCGCTCTCATAATGCTTGCCATACCCATAGTGATTGCTTTGGTGGGCACTTCGTCGATAGAGTTAAAGAAACGGGAATTTGCCTGGATGGTATTCTCAGTTAAGTCGGTTAAGTGAGTACCGGAGATTAAGTTTTCATCGGGTTCGTTGAAACCGATATGACCATTCTGACCGATCCCTAATAACTGAATATCCACGCCGCCTGCTTTTTCAATCATCGCGTCGTAGTTTGCACCTTCTTCTTCAGGGTTTTCGGATAAACCGTTGGGAACGAAGGTTCTTGCCTTATCAATGTTTACGAAATTGAACAGATTTTCGTTCATAAAATAACGGTAGCTCTGGTCGTTTTCGGGAGATAAGGGATAGTATTCGTCTAAGTTAAAGGAGGTGATATCGGAAAAGTCGATTTCGCCTGCTTTGTTCATTTCAATTAAGTTTTTGTACAGACCAATGGGGGTGGAACCGGTTGCCAAGCCTAAAACGGAATTGGGTTTTAAAATCATCTGGCTGGCAAACAGTTTTGCGCCTTCTTTGGATAACTGTTCGTAGTTGTCACA
This window encodes:
- the nagA gene encoding N-acetylglucosamine-6-phosphate deacetylase, coding for MIFKNAKINGQLCDFEVVDGKFTKFGKLDGEGTDLGGKTVIPGLVDVHTHGCVGGDTMDAEFAEMCDYLAKNGITSWLPTTMTVAMEDIAKTMNSATDCKGAQILGFHMEGPYINVKYKGAQNEKFIKCPDIEEFKKLPNVKMVTIAPEVEGSMEFIKEAKDLCVVSLGHTDTTYDIAMEAIKNGANCLTHSFNAMPPLHHRNPGLLGAGMETGIYAQIICDGLHIHKAVILAMYKIFGTDRLVLISDSMRATGMSDGEYEFGGQPIEVKNGVARTMEGAIAGSTTNLWACVNKAVEFGIPFEDAVKMATETPATMIGVNKGQLKEGFDADFVVLNDDRTIGGTYIAGNLYQ
- the nagB gene encoding glucosamine-6-phosphate deaminase, with amino-acid sequence MRVIVCDNYEQLSKEGAKLFASQMILKPNSVLGLATGSTPIGLYKNLIEMNKAGEIDFSDITSFNLDEYYPLSPENDQSYRYFMNENLFNFVNIDKARTFVPNGLSENPEEEGANYDAMIEKAGGVDIQLLGIGQNGHIGFNEPDENLISGTHLTDLTENTIQANSRFFNSIDEVPTKAITMGMASIMRAKKIVLLASGANKNTVVRALLDDKITTNVPATLLKLHPDVVLICDKEAYGE